The Amblyraja radiata isolate CabotCenter1 chromosome 5, sAmbRad1.1.pri, whole genome shotgun sequence genome includes the window tattccgtctggggaccttgcgtccttatggcattaacattgaattctcccaatttggctagcccttgctgtctcctccccttccttaaccctctagctgtctcctcccaccctcccatccgcccgccctcgggctcctcctcctcctccccttttccttctttctttcccccaccccccatcagtctgaagaagggtttcggcccgaaacgtcgcctatttccttcgctccatagatgctgctgcacccgctgagtttccccagtaattttgtgtaccttcgatattccagcatctgcagttcccttttgaacacttattCAATATCCTAAATCACTTTGCCTTTGTCCGAATCAACCACCACCTTTCCACCCCTCTTTCCACCAACCCCTGCAGCATGAGATGAGTTtaggttgtgccactgtgccgccccttgttGAGCAAACCCATTCAGTATTCCCACTGGCATCCGGGAGAACTCGATGGTCAACCGCTCGGTCTGGAGAAGCCAGGTCAAGGTCAGGGGATTCACTGCAGAGATGCCAGTTGTGGGCAGCACAGTAACGCAGCAGTAGGGTTCGATCTTCACTATGGTTGCTGtccgtacagtgtttgtacgttttccctgtgatcgcgtgggttttctccgaatgctccggtttcttcccacactccaaagacgtacaggtttggcggttaattgacttcggtaaaattgcaaattgtccctagtgtgtaggatagtgcaagtgtatggggtgatcactggttggcacggacttgattgtccgaagggcctgtttccatgctgtatctctaaagtaaagtctaaagatcttATAGGTTGTGATGTTCAAAGGAGTTGTGATGTTCAAGACAATAGGTTGTGATGTTCAAAGGAGTCATGAAGCAGGGTGAACTCAGCATATATCTGACAGCAGCAGCTTGGGAGGATCCTCCAATTTCTCGCACTCCACCGCTAAGCTCAACTGACTGGTTTCATCTGTCATGGCATAGAACACATCTTCCATTATGCATTTTTGAGCTGCCTAGGTCATTGCTTTCTCTAAGGAAAGGATGAAACAAGGAGGAGGATAAATTGGAACCTCAAAGGCAACACCTCAACAGTGCTGCACTCGCTAGGCCTGAGACTGATATACAtttgtgggggcgctgcaagccggcagccctgccagcagcgtgttagttttttctactttttttgtttttttagtgtgttttaatgtatgtttttaatgtttctctgtgtgtcttgtgtggggggtggtgtgggggggtaagggggaaaccattttggtCGCCTCCCccttggcctaacatcgaggattggtgcggcctttcccggagatgcgcccggggcttcagctgcggacgcagcgtggactctcgtcgcggagcgggcgagccctcgccggggctcgCTGGAGAGGAGCGCTTCATTCGTTGGCCCCCGGCAGCCTGGCGCAGCGTCCTGGGCCTGGGACCCTTCATTGGGTACccgggagaagagctctgaccgctggtccgcggccaacttctaccgcgggcgtggcgtggattTACCatcgctggggatccctggagaggaccggccctgcggtctgcggtgcttctggctgcagcgcggcgggaactttaattcTTCGATCGCCGGCCTGCGACCTACACcgacctgaagccacggtctccattgggggaggcaccgattcaggacttacctggacttttaccttgtctactcatctggacACCCACAGCAGCGGCTGCAGagagttgaggtcccgaccacggggggaaatggaggaggactggccaaattttgtgccttccgccacagtgatgaatgctgtggtggatgtttatgttaaatttttattgcgtgtttgtgtgttctttttcattgtaccgctgctggcaaattcatttcacttgtactTTATGTGcaggtgatgaataaaactgattgtgattgtgatttcaTTCTCAATCACCTGTGTTCAAACGTTGCCATCTTGCATAACTCTGACAGGAAATCTTTGGCCTATttataaacaaaacacaaagtgctggaataactcattgggtcaggcagcatctgtggagggcttttcaggtctgggcccttcttcaggcctatTTACAAACAAATGTATTTAAAACTTTACTGCTTGACTTCCATCACACACAATTCATCCATTTCCCCAGCCATGGCTTACTTACCTACTCTCCCAAATGACCTATGTCTAGGATTTAAAATGTCCATCCTTGTGTTCAAATCTGTGGACCTGCCATCCTTATCTACAGCACTGCACCAATGCTGCCCCTCCtttttgtccttgagactcttgaaaggcgcccataaataaaatgtattattattattattattattattattattattatatttgagTCCCTTACCACATCATCGAAGACCATGTCTTCCTCTAAATTACAGCTCTCTCCCTAACCTTTCCATCTCACTTTCTAACTTCAGAGTTCATTAAAACCCATTCCTTTTCCTTTGTCACCTGCGCTAATATTTCCTTTGTTGATTCAGCACCTATTCTCCTTTATAATCTCCACTATTTTTCCATGTTAACATGCTGTAATAGAATATATAGAATTAGAAAGGTCTTTCACCTCTGATGAATGATCATTACATTGAAATGCTGCCCAGGGTTCCCTTTTATAACACTGCCTATTCACAATATttacagtttttatttcagattcataGCAGTGGTCCTGTCTAGACTTCCAATGAAACCTATCTGTTATTACAGCTTTGACATTACAATGATGTTTGAGCTATCAATGAGGACAGTAAAGGAGTCTCAAGTGTATCAATCTGCTCCGTGGAACAAATGTCCAGTGGGCTGGATAACATACATACCAGGTGGCAGGTTAGCATTGATCTAATTTGCTACTAATTTACATTCTTTGTGTTGCAATATTGAGGATGACAGTGAGATTGGAGAAATAATGGAATGGAAGCAAGTTCAATTAACATAAGAAATTCTACAAAAGGAAATGGAGCAGGAACCTACTACAATATCCAGCAAGATATTGTCActagatacaaggaattgcaaatgctagtttacacaaaaggacacaaagtgctagagtaacataggaccaggcagcatctcttgctaGGTGATGTCtccggccgggacccttcttcacgttCAGTCTggagaaagatcccgacccgaaacgtcacctgtgccaaagtggtagagttgttgcctttgcccctgtctcacttatgcccctgtcccacttaggaaacctgaacggaaacctctggagactttgcaccccacccaaggtttccgtgcggttcccgaaggtttttgtcagtctccctacctgcttccactacctgcaacctccggcaaccacctgcaacctccgggaaccgcacggaaaccttgggtgggacgcaaagtctccagagttttctgttcaggtttcctaagtgggacaggggcattacagtgctagagacccgtgttcaatcctgactatgtgtactgtctgtatggagtttgtacattctccctgtgaccatgtgggttttctctctgtgcttaggtttcctcccacactccaaagatgtgcagatttgtaggttaattgggttctgtaaattaccGCAGTGcgcaggatagaacaagtgtatggtaatctctagtcggtgtggacttagtgggccaaagggcttgtttccacactatatctctaaactaaactcaaccttcAACTTAGTCAAGAGCAAAGTGACCGCAGGTTACTTGTCCTACAACCATTTGTTtcaagaagtttctcctcatctcagttataAGTGGCTGACCTTAAATAATCCTTAAGTATCTGCTGTGAAATCTGAAATATTGTTAGCCATGAGATGAATTATAACATATAATTTGAAATGCAATTACTGTTGCATAAGAGAGAAGCAcaattctaataataataatgcagtaTTCTACAAACACCAGGTTTCAAAAGCTGTCACCATTTTCACATACCTCCATTGTCAGATGAATTACTCTCAGATTCTCTGTCATGCTGACTGCTGGTGTTGTCTGACATGACGGGCACTGGTGAGATCAAGGTAGGAATGACATGGGGTGTTGCAATCGGCGTTGTTCTAGCAGGGTTTGTAGTCTCAGTTGCAGTGAAAACCGGAATGCAGCTCACATTGTTAAGGCCGTCAACACATTCAAAACCCATGGGGCAAGAGTAGATGAAACAATCATTGTAATTTTGCTCACAATTTACTCCCTGAAACGAAAAGGAACAAACATTGAGCTGTTCACAAACAAGTCAGTCTCGAGTATTTTAACAAGGTTTGTGGCTGCTGATAATCAGCGTTAACGTGTGGCTTATAAATTTAATAACAGCAAATTCTTCTCTTCTGCTAATTGTTATTTGTTTTAAAGAGATGACATGCTCAAAAAGTTCTTTTTTTTtgtagatgctgactgacctactgTGTAATATCAACACCTCCTGCTCTTATATCTGAGCCTTGGCCTGATAGCTAGGAATTACTTGCTTACatttataaactaaactattgcaaTGTCATTAAAATTCCCAGACACTTCACCACCACATGCTGAGATTTATAATGGGAGATTATCATGAGGAAGGATGACTCAGTTGAAGCCAATCTCACTCCTCTCAATGGTTTTAACGCAGTTTATACGTTGACCGTATAAACCATTGTGGTGCGTTGCAGGCATAAAGTACAACAATTTCTTATTGAGTGTTTCGGGCTCTTGGCTATCAGAATACTTTAATCAGACAtatctacgagcggctattactgcaattctccgagttcgaattgggggaaactcgggagaactcttgaattagctcgtacagtgggatagcCGCATTATCTACCTGAGTAAATTTATTCCGGGcttcagtgaaatatcagccccGCTGCCCCAGGTTACCCTCAAAGACACTGCTTGGGCCTGGCGTGAGCAACCCGGTCATTTAGGATCAAAATAGGCGAGAGTAGGAGCACAAGACATTGCTGCtttgggctgtcccactgtacgagctaattcaagagctctcccgagttaaaaaaaaaaatcaaactcgtggtaagcacgtagaatgtatgtagcgggtacgtcggagctcgggacgtctcttagcagctcgtagtcTGAAGACTGAGCAAGTCTGTGGGTGCTGGGAGCTCGTTGATGGCACTGGTTTTCACCGGATCAGTTTGTTAGCCCgtccttatggggctgtcccactgtacgagctaattcaagagttctcccgagtttcccctgattcgaactcggagaattacggaaatggctgctcgtaggtactcggggccctCATGcatatttttgaacatgttgaaaaatgttcacgagtcttcacgagtttaccgcgtttctcgagtacctgccgttagtgttacgagccgctaagagacgtcccgatctccgacgtacccgcgacctacattctacgtgcttaccacgagtttgattttttttttaacttgggagagctcttgaattagctcgtacagtgggacagccccttcacaaagacctcctaggacctcgtgtcgaccatgctgtgagtatgagacgagggcaaactcttctaaactcgccagttaggtcgctgcagtgggactggcctaacactatattctacattctATTTATATTCATGTTTGCACCACTTGATGTACTCATGGATAGTGTAATTTATCTGAATACCACACAAAACAACGATTTTTACTGAATCtcaatgcatgtgacaataataaatgaatgCACCAATATGAGCCTCAAACCTTGCTCTATTCAGCATACATTATCACTCACCCACCGAACATTTACCATGAGGACATTAGCAGAAGTACACCATTTATCTCATTGTCCCCTATCCTCCATTGCAAGAGATCTGGGGTGTTTTATCTTAATGTCACCCTACGTTTCTGCACCAAATGCATACCCCCGTTATTTCCCTAATGTCGATGAATCGAACAAATATAATAATCTATTGATCTCTTTCTTGAACATACTCAGTGATTAAGCATTCATAGCCAtagggcagggaattccaaaaacTTACCACCCTCTACAAAACTGATTGCAGTTAAAATAAGCCTGTTCCCTCATGCAATCCCTAGTTCTAGACACACCAGTTGGGAGATTAAGTTTATCTACATCTACGCTGTCAAACCCCATTCACATTCAATGTTATTCGTAGAGTTaaaccctctagtatttgatatttccatcccggggaaaaggttctgactacctACCCTATCCAAGTCCCTCATAAatgtatatacttctgtcaggtctcttcTCAACTCTGGCATcccagagaatacaatccaagtctgcccaacctctcctttaaTCAAGACattgttctggtaaacctctttaccctttccaaagcctgtgCATCCTTCTTGGAAAAGGACAACCAAAACACATGCAACACTCCAAATAcagcccaaccaaagtcctacaaagcAGCATCATGGCTTCTTGACTTGTATACTTAATGattcaaccaatgaaggcaaacataacatttgccttctttacaattctaCCATTTATAACCTTTCTAACAATTAAAAAATtatgaaacattaaaaaaaacccatagcAAATACTTGTCTTTGACAATCTTTTTCTATTCAAGCAATGCACTGACAGGAGGTGATGTTCCTGACACAAATTCAGCAGATAGAATCCTCAGTTAATGATGAGGACATGCCATAGGTTCACATTCTGCCTGAGACATCACTGATAAACAGTGCACTGATCAGAGTGATGAACCTGCATTGATGCATCtacaacatagaaccatagaaccatagaaaataggtgcaggagtaggcaattcggcccttcgagcctgcaccgccattcaatatgatcatggctgatcatccaactccgtatcctgtacctgctttctctccataccccctgatccctttagccacaagggtcacatctaactccctcttaaatatagccaattaactggcctcaactaccttctgcggcagataattccagagattcaccactgtgtgaaaaatgttttcctcatctcggtcctaaaagatttcccccttatccttaaactgtgaccccttgttctggacttccccaacatctggaacaatcttcctgcatctagcctgtccaaccccttaagaattttgtaagtttctataagatcccccctcaatcttctaaattctagcgagtacaagccaagtctatccagtctttcttcatatgaaagtcctgacatcccaggaatcagtctggtgaaccttctctgtactccctctatggcaagaatgtctttcctcggattaggagaccaaaagtgtacgcaatactccaggtgtggtctcaccaagaccctgtacaactgcagtagaacctccctgctcctatactcaaatccttttgctatgaatgctaacataccatttgctttcttcactgcctgctgcacctgcatgcctacttttaatgactggtgtaccatgacacccaggtctcgttgcagatATCCAGGATCCATAATACAAAGATTTATGAACCAAAGGGGTGAAGGGTGATTTCATAACATTATTATGATGAGGAATTTGCTGCTTGTGAGGATAAATTTGTCAAATGAAATAATAGATTTCAGCTAATTAGGAAAAATCAGGGAgatacaagcaactgcagatgctggtttacaaaaaaaaaaaaaaacactggactctcgacccgaaacatcatccattccttctctccagagatgctgccggtcctgctgagttactcctgcattttgtgtccatcttcagatgACGttgcgcgctccagacggctgtgcgggcgcatgatgacgtgctcgactctcgcgggaccgtcgcgcgacAGTCACTACCAGCCTGTCGCGAAAGTGacggcccaaatgggacaggccctttagtcaggaTAGATTTCTtgaaaacatggataagtgacatttcaggttgggatccatcttcagtctgatgaagggtcccgacccaagacgtcacctttacatgtccttcagagatgatacctgagttactccagctctttgtgtaatATTTCCAGGGAACCAGTGGATCTAACTTCTTTCAAAGAGCTAGTATAGAGCTGATGGCTACCTGGTCTCTTTCTACGGTGTATTCTTTCTGGGATTCTTTCCAGtttcctctcttccctctttggtgTGAAATTGTTCAGTGGTTACTTTTCAGGTAAGGAATGTCTGCATGTTGTTCATCAGTGCAGGGCACCACTATCTAACAATTAATGCATGGATGTGGACAACTCGGGGAAAACAATTGGAATGAAAATCTCAGTTCAgtctagttcagttcagtttagtttattgacaagtGCTTTTACCTCTTCCACCTCGCTAACTATGATCACTGCCTACTCAACACGAACCTGACTGACTAACTCCGAACATAACAGATGCgggttgacccgctgagttcctccagcaatttgtttttttttgctcaagattccagcatctgctgtctcttgtatCTCCATTTAGACTGACTGGCTCATCACTGACTACAATCATAAAAGACTGATCAGCTTTGTGTTCATGGACACAGAAAATGTTAAAAGATCTTCATGCTGAATGCTGTcagagggggcgctgtcctgtgcacggctgcccagccagcagctgtctgtctcttcatcttttaattttaattttaagttagttaaagtgttttgttggagttctagactttttttatgtggggggtggggggggtggggggggggggggggggggggggggggggggagaagggggaaactacctttcagggtccctacctggccggagaggcagcttttctccgggctgcagcttcgacccgtcctcgcggcctaccagcgggcctggagcggcgtttcctgtcggggaccgcccagaacctcggcttcggcggcggtacagcgctggagcgctatcgtggagcgggcgatgccttgcctgggtcgccgcgctggagctccggtgagctgagaccgccaggAACAACATCGcgcagctgcgggtctgaggagcggccagctgtgggcggcggcgctgactttacaccgggagcctgggatctcgcgacgagatcgccagttgtagagctccaaccggcgcggcctcgtCGGCTTtgaaagccgcggcctccagtgcggaagcgaccGTTCCAGGATTCccaagccgctgggaggactctcccgacgccggagcgccaccacccggcgagaacagccaggaacatcgggcctccgtagaggcaactgtggatgcctcaataggcccgactatgggtgaactggggttggggactggactttgtgccttccctcatggtgggagccattgtggggggatgttctatgtgtttaagactctcattggtgttatgtctgtattcattttttgtgtgctgcaaaatggcaaaaagcatttcacttcactacacctaggtgtatgtgaatgtgactaataaaatacctttgatacctttgatgatGAATAACCTGACTGATTGCAGAAAATAAAGTGGATTAAAGTTTGACAAATTGATAAGATTGTTTTCTCCTTTCTTCACTGAAGGTTTGACTATTTTATTTCTTTGATTACTATTTTTATCTCTGATATTCAGTTCTACATATCATTTTAGTTTTCCTGTTGCGGCCTACAAAACTGCTTCAAGCAATTTAGGTACCGTAAATCATTCCGTACAACTATAAAAGTTCATTTGATAATGTTAATTGGTCTCTTCTAATCTCTGACTCCTGGCTATAACCTCTTTGTTAAACTACGAACAAAGGCTGGACAAGAATAAATGAAACTTGGCCTGGTTTTAATAATACAATGATTAGGTTTCATAAACTCGATAGTATAGGTAACATTTTTGTTAACCCTATCACATTTgttggaaagacattcttgccatagagggagtacagagaaggttcaccagactgattcctgggatgtcaggactttcatatgaagatagactgttcccgatgttggggaagtccagaacaaggggtcacagtttaaggataagggggaagtcttttaggaccgagatgagaaaaacttttttcacaatgagagtggtgaatcagtggaattctctgccacagaaggtagttaaggccagttcattggctatatttaagagggagttagatgtggcccttgtggctaaagggatcagggggtatggagagaaggcaggtacaggatactgagttggatgatcagccatgatcatattgaatggcggtgcaggctctatgtttctatgttgtttccACGCTTAACAATTTTTCTAC containing:
- the LOC116973780 gene encoding protein eyes shut homolog, whose product is CRCLSGFGGQFCEKEADECSSGPCLNNGFCQDYVNGYSCICTQGWIGSHCQVDIDECQPNPCINGICFQKTPRPGYTCFCNPGFVGVNCEQNYNDCFIYSCPMGFECVDGLNNVSCIPVFTATETTNPARTTPIATPHVIPTLISPVPVMSDNTSSQHDRESESNSSDNGDETSQLSLAVECEKLEDPPKLLLSDIC